In one Balaenoptera musculus isolate JJ_BM4_2016_0621 chromosome 2, mBalMus1.pri.v3, whole genome shotgun sequence genomic region, the following are encoded:
- the EMC4 gene encoding ER membrane protein complex subunit 4 isoform X2, producing MNLFIMYMAGNTISIFPTMMVCMMAWRPIQALMAISATFKMLESSSQKFLQGLVYLIGNLMGLALAVYKCQSMGLLPTHASDWLAFIEPPERMEFSGGGLLL from the exons ATGAACCTCTTCATCATGTACATGGCAGGCAATACTATCTCCATCTTCCCTACTATGATGGTGTGTATGATGGCTTGGCGACCCATTCAGGCACTTATGGCCATTTCAGCCA CTTTCAAGATGCTAGAAAGTTCAAGCCAGAAGTTTCTTCAGGGTTTGGTGTATCTCATTGGGAACCTTATGGGTTTGGCATTGGCTGTTTATAAGTGCCAGTCAATGGGACTCTTGCCTACACATGCATCAGATTGGTTAGCCTTCATTGAGCCCCCTGAG aggaTGGAGTTCAGTGGAGGAGGACTGCTTTTGTGA
- the EMC4 gene encoding ER membrane protein complex subunit 4 isoform X3: MTAQGSLVANRGRRFKWAIELSGPGGGSRSRSDRGGGQGDSLYPVGYLDKQVPDTSVQETDRILVEKRCWDIALGPLKQIPMNLFIMYMAGNTISIFPTMMVCMMAWRPIQALMAISAKDGVQWRRTAFVNLRKKHVVPMYLDLIYSRLHAQWLLLSILTLNIITHWKGPKGLFSPW, from the exons ATGACGGCCCAGGGGAGCCTGGTGGCCAACCGAGGCCGGCGCTTCAAGTGGGCGATTGAGCTGAGCGGACCTGGAGGAGGCAGCAG GAGCCGAAGTGACCGGGGCGGTGGACAGGGAGACTCGCTGTACCCAGTTGGTTACTTGGACAAGCAAGTGCCTGATACCAGCGTGCAAGAGACAGACCGGATCCTAGTGGAGAAG CGCTGCTGGGACATTGCCTTGGGTCCCCTGAAACAGATTCCCATGAACCTCTTCATCATGTACATGGCAGGCAATACTATCTCCATCTTCCCTACTATGATGGTGTGTATGATGGCTTGGCGACCCATTCAGGCACTTATGGCCATTTCAGCCA aggaTGGAGTTCAGTGGAGGAGGACTGCTTTTGTGAACCTGAGAAAGAAGCACGTGGTGCCTATGTATTTGGATCTCATTTACAGCCGCCTTCATGCCCAGTGGCTCCTCCTCAGCATACTAACCCTTAACATTATCACTCACTGGAAAGGACCAAAAGGTCTCTTTTCTCCATGGTGA
- the EMC4 gene encoding ER membrane protein complex subunit 4 isoform X1, producing MTAQGSLVANRGRRFKWAIELSGPGGGSRSRSDRGGGQGDSLYPVGYLDKQVPDTSVQETDRILVEKRCWDIALGPLKQIPMNLFIMYMAGNTISIFPTMMVCMMAWRPIQALMAISATFKMLESSSQKFLQGLVYLIGNLMGLALAVYKCQSMGLLPTHASDWLAFIEPPERMEFSGGGLLL from the exons ATGACGGCCCAGGGGAGCCTGGTGGCCAACCGAGGCCGGCGCTTCAAGTGGGCGATTGAGCTGAGCGGACCTGGAGGAGGCAGCAG GAGCCGAAGTGACCGGGGCGGTGGACAGGGAGACTCGCTGTACCCAGTTGGTTACTTGGACAAGCAAGTGCCTGATACCAGCGTGCAAGAGACAGACCGGATCCTAGTGGAGAAG CGCTGCTGGGACATTGCCTTGGGTCCCCTGAAACAGATTCCCATGAACCTCTTCATCATGTACATGGCAGGCAATACTATCTCCATCTTCCCTACTATGATGGTGTGTATGATGGCTTGGCGACCCATTCAGGCACTTATGGCCATTTCAGCCA CTTTCAAGATGCTAGAAAGTTCAAGCCAGAAGTTTCTTCAGGGTTTGGTGTATCTCATTGGGAACCTTATGGGTTTGGCATTGGCTGTTTATAAGTGCCAGTCAATGGGACTCTTGCCTACACATGCATCAGATTGGTTAGCCTTCATTGAGCCCCCTGAG aggaTGGAGTTCAGTGGAGGAGGACTGCTTTTGTGA
- the SLC12A6 gene encoding solute carrier family 12 member 6 codes for MHPSENTTKMASVRFMVTPTKIDDIPGLSDTSPDLSSRSSSRVRFSSRESVPETSRSEPISEMSGATSSLATVALDPASDRTSNPQDVTEDPSQNSITGEHSQLLDDGHKKARNAYLNNSNYEEGDEYFDKNLALFEEEMDTRPKVSSLLSRLANYTNLTQGAKEHEEAENITEGKKKPTKTPQMGTFMGVYLPCLQNIFGVILFLRLTWVVGTAGVLQAFAIVLICCCCTMLTAISMSAIATNGVVPAGGSYFMISRALGPEFGGAVGLCFYLGTTFAAAMYILGAIEIFLVYIVPRAAIFHSDDALKESAAMLNNMRVYGTAFLVLMVLVVFIGVRYVNKFASLFLACVTVSILAIYAGAIKSSFAPPHFPVCMLGNRTLSSRHIDICSKTKEINNMTVPSKLWGFFCNSSQFFNATCDEYFVHNNVTSIQGIPGLASGVITENLWSNYIPKGEIIEKPSAKSSDVLGSLNHEYVLVDITTSFTLLVGIFFPSVTGIMAGSNRSGDLKDAQKSIPIGTILAILTTSFVYLSNVVLFGACIEGVVLRDKFGDAVKGNLVVGTLSWPSPWVIVIGSFFSTCGAGLQSLTGAPRLLQAIAKDNIIPFLRVFGHSKANGEPTWALLLTAVIAELGILIASLDLVAPILSMFFLMCYLFVNLACALQTLLRTPNWRPRFRYYHWALSFMGMSICLALMFISSWYYAIVAMVIAGMIYKYIEYQGAEKEWGDGIRGLSLSAARFALLRLEEGPPHTKNWRPQLLVLLKLDEDLHVKHPRLLTFASQLKAGKGLTIVGSVIVGNFLENYGEALAAEQTIKHLMEAEKVKGFSQLVVAAKLREGISHLIQSCGLGGMKHNTVVMGWPNGWRQSEDARAWKTFIGTVRVTTAAHLALLVAKNISFFPSNVEQFSEGNIDVWWIVHDGGMLMLLPFLLKQHKVWRKCSIRIFTVAQLEDNSIQMKKDLATFLYHLRIEAEVEVVEMHDSDISAYTYERTLMMEQRSQMLRHMRLSKTERDREAQLVKDRNSMLRLTSIGSDEDEETETYQEKVHMTWTKDKYMASRGQKAKSMEGFQDLLNMRPDQSNVRRMHTAVKLNEVIVNKSHEAKLVLLNMPGPPRNPEGDENYMEFLEVLTEGLERVLLVRGGGSEVITIYS; via the exons atgatgGACATAAGAAAGCTCGAAATGCTTATCTTAACAATTCCAATTATGAAGAAGGAGAtgaatattttgataaaaatttggCACTCTTTGAG GAAGAAATGGACACCAGACCAAAGGTGTCTTCTCTCCTCAGCCGCTTGGCCAATTACACTAACCTGACGCAAGGAGCAAAGGAACATGAAGAGGCAGAGAACATCACTGAAGGGAAAAAGAAGCCCACCAAG ACCCCCCAAATGGGTACTTTCATGGGTGTTTACCTCCCAtgtctacaaaatatttttggagtgATCCTGTTTCTACGCCTTACATGGGTGGTGGGCACAGCTGGAGTTCTGCAGGCCTTTGCAATTGTCCTTATCTGCTGCTGCTGT acAATGTTGACTGCTATCTCCATGAGTGCCATTGCCACTAATGGAGTGGTGCCAG CTGGGGGCTCATACTTTATGATTTCCCGAGCACTGGGCCCAGAGTTTGGTGGGGCTGTTGGCCTCTGCTTTTATCTTGGTACCACATTTGCAGCAGCCATGTATATCCTTGGTGCCATTGAAATTTTTCTG GTATATATTGTCCCCCGAGCTGCCATCTTTCATAGTGACGATGCACTCAAGGAGTCAGCAGCCATGCTAAATAACATGCGTGTCTATGGCACAGCCTTCTTGGTCCTCATGGTATTGGTGGTATTCATCGGTGTACGCTATGTGAACAAGTTTGCCTCACTCTTTCTGGCCTGTGTCACTGTGTCCATCTTGGCCATCTATGCTGGAGCCATCAAGTCTTCTTTTGCCCCTCCACACTTCCC gGTCTGCATGCTGGGCAACCGCACCCTTTCATCAAGACACATTGATATTTGCTCGAAGACCAAGGAAATTAACAACATGACAGTACCGTCAAAGTTATGGGGCTTCTTCTGTAATTCAAGTCAGTTTTTCAATGCCACCTGTGACGAATACTTTGTTCACAATAATGTCACTTCAATCCAGGGCATCCCTGGATTGGCTAGCGGTGTCATTACAG AGAATCTTTGGAGTAATTATATACCAAAGGGAGAGATTATTGAAAAGCCCTCAGCCAAATCTTCTGATGTCTTAGGCAGCTTAAACCATGAGTATGTCCTTGTTGACATTACCACCTCTTTCACTCTTCTGGTGGGGATCTTCTTTCCCTCTGTCACAG gtATCATGGCTGGATCAAACAGATCTGGAGATCTGAAAGATGCTCAAAAGTCTATTCCCATTGGCACTATCCTCGCCATCCTGACTACCTCCTTTGTCT ATTTAAGCAATGTTGTCCTTTTTGGTGCATGTATTGAAGGCGTTGTTCTCAGAGACAA GTTTGGGGATGCTGTGAAAGGTAATCTCGTGGTGGGTACCTTATCTTGGCCGTCCCCGTGGGTGATTGTTATTGGCTCCTTCTTCTCCACGTGTGGGGCTGGACTTCAGAGTCTCACAGGTGCACCGAGGCTGCTACAGGCTATAGCCAAGGATAACATCATACCCTTTCTGAGG GTGTTTGGTCACAGCAAAGCCAATGGGGAACCTACCTGGGCTTTACTTCTAACTGCTGTCATTGCAGAGCTGGGAATCCTTATTGCCTCCCTGGATCTTGTGGCCCCAATTCTTTCCAT GTTTTTTCTCATGTGTTACCTCTTCGTGAACTTGGCATGTGCCTTGCAAACATTACTTCGAACACCCAATTGGAGACCCCGGTTCCGCTACTACCACTG ggCCCTCTCTTTCATGGGAATGAGTATCTGTCTGGCTCTgatgtttatttcttcctggtattATGCCATCGTAGCTATGGTAATAGCTGGTATGATCTACAAGTACATCGAGTACCAAGG aGCTGAGAAAGAATGGGGTGATGGTATCCGCGGGCTGTCCCTCAGTGCAGCCCGATTTGCTTTGCTTCGGCTGGAAGAAGGACCTCCACACACTAAAAACTGGAg GCCTCAGTTGCTTGTATTGCTGAAACTAGATGAAGACCTACATGTCAAGCATCCTCGCCTCCTCACCTTTGCTTCACAGCTTAAGGCAGGAAAGGGTCTCACCATTGTGGGCTCTGTCATCGTGGGGAACTTCCTGGAGAACTATGGTGAAGCTTTAGCTGCTGAGCAG ACCATAAAGCATCTAATGGAGGCAGAAAAGGTGAAAGGATTCTCCCAGCTGGTGGTGGCCGCCAAGCTGAGAGAGGGCATTTCCCACCTCATCCAGTCATGTGGGCTTGGGGGCATGAAGCACAACACAGTGGTGATGGGGTGGCCAAATGGCTGGCGCCAGAGTGAAGATGCTCGAGCTTGGAAGACTTTTATTG GCACAGTTCGAGTGACGACTGCTGCCCATCTGGCCCTTCTGGTGGCTAAAAACATCTCCTTCTTTCCCAGCAATGTGGAGCAGTTTTCTGAGGGCAACATTGATGTGTGGTGGATTGTGCATGATGGGGGGATGCTCATGCTCTTACCGTTCCTCCTGAAACAGCACAAG GTGTGGCGAAAATGCAGCATACGGATCTTCACAGTAGCCCAACTAGAAGACAACAGTATTCAGATGAAGAAGGACCTGGCCACCTTCCTGTATCACCTTCGCATTGAGGCAGAGGTGGAAGTTGTGGAGATG CATGACAGTGACATATCAGCTTATACTTACGAGCGCACCCTGATGATGGAGCAAAGGTCCCAGATGCTCCGGCACATGCGACTATCCAAAACAGAGCGGGACAGAGAG GCACAGCTGGTGAAAGATCGGAATTCAATGCTACGATTGACCAGCATTGGCTCTGATGAGGATGAAGAGACAGAGACCTATCAGGAGAAGGTGCACATGACCTGGACGAAAGACAAGTACATGGCATCCCGGGGGCAAAAGGCCAAGTCAATGGAAGGATTCCAGGACCTACTTAACATGCGTCC GGACCAGTCCAATGTGAGGCGGATGCATACAGCAGTGAAGCTCAATGAGGTTATAGTTAACAAGTCCCATGAAGCAAAGCTGGTTTTGTTGAATATGCCAGGGCCACCCCGAAACCCTGAGGGTGATGAAAACT ACATGGAGTTCCTAGAAGTGCTCACCGAAGGACTAGAGCGAGTCCTTCTTGTCCGAGGTGGTGGCAGTGAAGTGATCACCATTTATTCATAA